In Cryptomeria japonica chromosome 5, Sugi_1.0, whole genome shotgun sequence, the genomic window CCACGTTCAAGCGATCAACCGCTCTTTTCAAAGCATCAGGTGGACAGAGCATAGAACGCACAGACCATTTCAACTCACATTATTCTGCCTTTTCTGCACAATCCACATCACGCGTTTTCCTCACAAAGTGGGTCACTTATCTGTAGAGTAATCCCCCTCGTTACATATCCCCACCGCCGAGCCTGCTTTCTGCTTTTTCCTGTGTTCAGTTCAAGTGTATTCCATGGCACTTTCGTCTGTATCTACAAATGATAGTCAATTACAGATTGAAGATTCAAATGCTTTTGAAGAAATTGCGCCTCCATCTGCATCTACTTTTTCTGCATTCTCAGCACCATTACAAAAGGAGCCCTGGGGTATATTTATTAATCATCGTGGGCCAGATGTCAAAGACACGCTGGCCAGAGCTATATACTCTGCTCTCCACGCCAGgggttttagggtttttcttgattcCGAGGGGCTTCAGTTGGGAGACTTCTTTCCTGCAGCAGTGGAAGAAGCAATGCGTAGTGCTTCCCTTCATCTAGCAATTTTATCTCCCACATATGCACAATCGCCATGGTGTCTTGCCGAGCTATCCTTTATGCTCAAATCAGGCAAACCTATCATTCCTGTCTTCTACTGTGTTCGACCTACCGATCTGCGATGGGTAGCTCAAGGAAAAGGAATGTATGTGAATGCTTTCTCCGAGTATGAACAAAATCATAGATACAGCTCAGAAAAGCTCCAGGAGTGGAAGACGGCTCTCCACAAGGTCTCATTTTACAAGGGCGCAATCATCAATAATAAAGAGTAAGCAAATTATAACCATTCTTCTGTATAGCTTTCATCATACCTTCCCTTTCATACAATATTTCTATTTTCCAATTAAAGTAAAATAGTCATCACTGTTTTGGAAGGCTTCTTCTATGTTCTAAAAATCATGTTTTTAATATGACCAGTGAGGAACAGACGATGTTGGAGGGTATTGTGAGTCGTGCACTGGAAGTAATGAAAATAGTACCATCGCCATTACTCATTTCTACCAAGAAGTATATTGAGGAGGCACTCATTGTCGGACAGGATTCTGCATCATACAGACTTGTGGAGCTGATCGATTCACAGCAGAACAAAAAATTGTCTCGTTTTGGCCTAGTTGGGAAGGGTGGAGTCGGTAAGACTCTACTGCTCAAAAGAGTCTTCAACAGCGAACACATACAGAGTCTCTTTTGCAATGACTTGATGCTTTGGCTTACTGTTTCACAAAATCCATCTTTCAGTGCTCTCAGAAACGAACTTGTCAAACAAATAGTTcttcaaataaatgaaaaattgggCAGTACAGAGGAAGACCACGTGAAAACTTGGTTGAATGAATGCATGAGAAAACACAAATTTGCTCTGTTTTTAGACGATGTTTGGGAAACAAGCACAATCTTGTTAGAGGAGCTGTGTGTGCCTCTGTTTCCACTCCACAAGTCCAACATCATCATTGCCACTTCGAGAGCTACTAGTATGCTCTCACGGCTGGGTGTTCCGAATTCATCACTCATCCAAATGCAAGATTTGACAGAAGACGACAGTTGGAGTTTGTTTTCTTTCCATGCTTTTCCACACAACGAAGGAATCTTGCCCAGGAGCATTAACGAAGAAACAGCGAGGGGTGTCTGCAAGGAGTGTGGGGGGCTTCCGTTAGCCCTCAAAGTAATCGGGAATGCAATGGCAGGCACCATTCATTCAAATGAATGGGAATTCGCACTCCATAGGTTGCAGAACGATGTTACACAATCGCTTTCAAGCACGCTTTCGAACAGGTTGAGAATAAGCTACGATGCTTTGGCGGATGTGGCCGACTGTGGCATTTCCTTGCAGTTGTGCTTCCTCTCCCTTGCTGCTTTCTCAGAAGATGAAGTAATTAGTACTGCAGTTACAACATTGTACTGGATTGGAGAAGGGTTGGTGGTGGGGACGAATCCTCTTCAAATTGGAGAGATATACGTCAATTGGTTAGCAGACCGATGCCTTATTGAACCACTCCAGAAGGATTACGATGGAAGGGTAATATTTTTCAGGGTGCATGATGTTTTGTATGATTTAGCACATCAAATTGCTGAAAAGGAAGGAAATTGCTTCTTTCAGGCAGGCAGAGGTTTATCTGAGATTCCAGCTGATGATTATTCAGGACACATTAGAATTTCGTTGATGCATAACAGTTTGACTAGCGTTGGAACGGCATTCAGAGCTCCCAATATCCGCTCCTTTCTACTTGCTTGGAATCATTCTTTGACAGAAATTCCAAAAGGGGTGATCGGGAGTATGACCGTTCTCAGGGTCCTCGATTTGTCACGGACTGGCGTGCAGTCGTTGCCAGAAAACATGGATTGTTTAAAGTATTTAGTTTGCCTGCGGTTACATTCTGTGCCAATCAAGAGACTGCCCAACTCCGTTGGTGCTCTCAAAAACCTTGAAGTATTAGATCTTTTTCGATCTGATATTACAGAACTCCCGGATGGCATTTCTATGTTGACTTCCCTAAAACTTTTGGACATTGGTTTATGTAAACATCTGCACTACATGCCTTTTGGGGTCTCACACCTTACGTCCCTGGAGTACCTGGCTGCACACGGTTCCTCAAATATAGGGTGGAAGAAGTGTGGAGAAAATTGGCTTTCAATTGCTGATTTGGGCACATTACACAGACTCAAAAGGTTGGGGCTTGAAAATAACGGTGAAATAATTCAAGAAGGAATGCTGGGAAGCATGAAGCAGATGGAGTCTCTATATTTGCTTCTAACAGATATGGAAAGGCTACCGCAAGACATAACTTCCatgtcaaaattgaaaaaaatctggTTAGTGTGTCCTCAGTTGCTCCAGCTAGAAAACTCATTTTGTGTATTTCAACATCTGGGCTCCATTAGCATTTATAATTGCCACATGCTGAAACAACTACCTTCTTTGCACAGACTTCCCAGTTTAAAGCACCTAAACATAGTTAAGTGCCCCAACATAGAGAAGTTCCCAGAGGAATTTGGCAGGGTGGAAGGATTTCCTAAGCTTGAGATATTTTCATTATTAGAAGTAGGGAAGATAGAGCAGCTGCCAATAGCGGAAGAAGGAGCACTGCCTGCACTCAAAGTATTGACAATAATGAAGTGTGAGGCATTGCAAAGGTTACCACAATGTTATTGGAATTTGAAGAGTATAGAGAAGATAAGAGTGTATGGTTGCTCAAAGGTTCTATTTGTCATGGCAGAGGAGGAAAAAATTATCAAGACAAAGATCAAGGTGCAAACAATAACATTGTCTATCATAGAAACACAAGTATTAGAGGAGCGCTTTTTTAATCTGGTTTGTGGGGGTATTTATTTTCCTTATGGAGAATTTTGGCATAATGAAATGTTTCAGTTTTTGGATGACGTTAATGGATTTTATTTGTTTTGAGTTGTATCATATATATATGACAACAAAGTTATATACTATGTTGTAACTGTAATTCTAGGTTGGGTGCCTGTATAGTTGGTTGGTTACCGGACTTTGGTTTTGGTGGGGTTGGTTTTTTGTACTAGATGGTAGTCATTGGGGTTTGGATAATTATTTCTTCTTTCTTCCCTACATTTGTGTTCTGTTGTTTCTAAACTCTACTTTTACTGTGTTGGGTGCTGCCCCATAACAGCTTTTTTATTATCGAGAAAGAACTATTTGACAATAAAGTTTTTGATATTATGCTCAATGAGTTGTATATTACTTAAAAATAGCATTTCTATTTGTATGAGTTGTATCTTATTTGagaataatatatttaattatatgggatacaagtttgattcatgtaTATACcaaattgtatttttttatttttacttgaTTGGtacttaaaataattattattttaaaatttattagtaAAGCTATTTAAACATGATATTGATTatttatattttacatttttttttaatgggTAAATTGTGAGTGAATACTATTTTTATCAATAATGATAATATATATAGTACATTAGGAAAGTTCATAATAAAATAGATTAACCTAACTGAATAGAACATAGGGAGCCTAGCTCCATCTATGAGCCCTAATTTGAAAACTATAGACCTAAATTTGAAACCAACAAAATGGGGGAAATAGAGAGCATGACTCAATTTGTACCCATACCATACAAAAATGGCTTTCAAAGTCCAAGGACAAAGAACATTTCTCAATCTGTCGACCAAGATTGTATCTTACTATGACACCACAAAATTGAGGATAACAAAGAGTCGAGCTCAATCTATGAACACTATCTAGTATAATACTGAGAATACATAAAAAACTAGACCATGGTGGAGAACAAAACACCACCTCTAATCGTATGGAGGGAATACTGCATAACAAAAGACCAGAAAGGAAGAACATTTCAAATATTATGCACCCAGAAAATACTAGAAAAAACCAGCTTGTTTTACTTACTACAATAGTAAAAGATTAATATTATTCAATAAAATAGGAtaactatttataattttttagtATGGATGATGTGAGAAATTTCTTTCAATTATTTGAGTATTAAAGTCTATAATTTTTTAATAGAACACTCTATATTAGTCAGGAATACACCACTCTACCAGGTCCCTTGCCAACTTCAACTACACCACATTACTTAGCTTTGTGTATAGATTATATCATATAATATGACC contains:
- the LOC131876262 gene encoding probable 2' cyclic ADP-D-ribose synthase BdTIR, whose translation is MALSSVSTNDSQLQIEDSNAFEEIAPPSASTFSAFSAPLQKEPWGIFINHRGPDVKDTLARAIYSALHARGFRVFLDSEGLQLGDFFPAAVEEAMRSASLHLAILSPTYAQSPWCLAELSFMLKSGKPIIPVFYCVRPTDLRWVAQGKGMYVNAFSEYEQNHRYSSEKLQEWKTALHKVSFYKGAIINNKE
- the LOC131036376 gene encoding probable disease resistance protein At4g27220, which produces MTSEEQTMLEGIVSRALEVMKIVPSPLLISTKKYIEEALIVGQDSASYRLVELIDSQQNKKLSRFGLVGKGGVGKTLLLKRVFNSEHIQSLFCNDLMLWLTVSQNPSFSALRNELVKQIVLQINEKLGSTEEDHVKTWLNECMRKHKFALFLDDVWETSTILLEELCVPLFPLHKSNIIIATSRATSMLSRLGVPNSSLIQMQDLTEDDSWSLFSFHAFPHNEGILPRSINEETARGVCKECGGLPLALKVIGNAMAGTIHSNEWEFALHRLQNDVTQSLSSTLSNRLRISYDALADVADCGISLQLCFLSLAAFSEDEVISTAVTTLYWIGEGLVVGTNPLQIGEIYVNWLADRCLIEPLQKDYDGRVIFFRVHDVLYDLAHQIAEKEGNCFFQAGRGLSEIPADDYSGHIRISLMHNSLTSVGTAFRAPNIRSFLLAWNHSLTEIPKGVIGSMTVLRVLDLSRTGVQSLPENMDCLKYLVCLRLHSVPIKRLPNSVGALKNLEVLDLFRSDITELPDGISMLTSLKLLDIGLCKHLHYMPFGVSHLTSLEYLAAHGSSNIGWKKCGENWLSIADLGTLHRLKRLGLENNGEIIQEGMLGSMKQMESLYLLLTDMERLPQDITSMSKLKKIWLVCPQLLQLENSFCVFQHLGSISIYNCHMLKQLPSLHRLPSLKHLNIVKCPNIEKFPEEFGRVEGFPKLEIFSLLEVGKIEQLPIAEEGALPALKVLTIMKCEALQRLPQCYWNLKSIEKIRVYGCSKVLFVMAEEEKIIKTKIKVQTITLSIIETQVLEERFFNLVCGGIYFPYGEFWHNEMFQFLDDVNGFYLF